The following are encoded together in the Sinorhizobium terangae genome:
- a CDS encoding MerR family transcriptional regulator — protein MSGAGTIRYKVAEAARLAGVSASTLRLWETQGLVVPERSATGHRQYTDADLARLKRISWFRAERGLNPAAIREALEAEDPNNDTSPAASPESNPDLQVGRKLRSLRHAAGKTLEQVASDVGIVASVLSTLERTSQGVSVAVLHNLAEYFGTTVSSLSGEEEPEVRALVRAGEWRNWPRTTPGVTVQLLAEGKNQMDCHRFVLAPGASSEGAYRHDGEEFVYVLSGRVEFILDSDQFYDLHPGDSLYFESRRRHAWSNRHDGETVLLWVNTPPTF, from the coding sequence ATGAGCGGAGCCGGCACTATACGCTACAAGGTTGCCGAAGCGGCAAGGCTGGCCGGCGTTTCGGCGTCCACGCTCAGGCTGTGGGAAACGCAAGGGCTGGTGGTGCCGGAGCGCTCGGCCACGGGGCATCGGCAATATACCGATGCAGATCTCGCCCGCCTGAAGCGCATTTCCTGGTTTCGTGCCGAGCGCGGCCTGAACCCGGCCGCCATTCGCGAGGCTTTGGAGGCCGAGGACCCAAACAACGACACCAGTCCGGCTGCATCGCCGGAGAGCAATCCTGACCTCCAGGTCGGCCGAAAGTTGCGGAGCCTGAGGCACGCCGCGGGCAAGACGCTTGAGCAGGTGGCAAGCGATGTCGGCATCGTAGCATCCGTCCTTTCGACCTTGGAACGCACCTCACAGGGCGTCTCCGTCGCAGTTCTGCATAATCTCGCAGAATATTTCGGCACGACCGTTTCCAGCCTTTCCGGCGAGGAAGAGCCTGAGGTGCGGGCGCTCGTCAGGGCCGGTGAATGGCGCAACTGGCCGCGCACGACGCCAGGGGTGACCGTGCAATTGCTCGCGGAAGGCAAGAACCAGATGGACTGCCATCGTTTTGTGCTGGCGCCGGGAGCCTCGAGCGAGGGTGCATACCGGCACGATGGCGAGGAGTTCGTTTATGTCCTCTCCGGTCGTGTCGAATTCATATTGGACTCCGATCAGTTCTACGATCTTCATCCGGGCGACTCGCTCTATTTCGAGAGCCGCCGACGGCATGCCTGGTCCAATCGTCACGACGGCGAGACCGTTCTGCTGTGGGTCAATACGCCGCCGACATTCTAG
- a CDS encoding 4-aminobutyrate--2-oxoglutarate transaminase, which yields MTSLTDRKNAAISRGVGMTTQIYADRAENAEIWDKEGNRYIDFAAGIAVVNTGHRHPKVIAAVKEQLDRFTHTCHQVVPYENYVHLAERLNAITPGNFAKKTIFVTTGAEAVENAVKIARAATGRQAIVAFGGGFHGRTFMGMALTGKVVPYKVGFGAMPADVFHAPFPIELHGVSVEQSLAALKKLFAADVDPGRVAAIIVEPVQGEGGFYPAPTAFMKALREICDQHGILLIADEVQTGFARTGKLFAMEHHDVAPDLMTMAKSLAGGFPLAAVTGRAEIMDAPGPGGLGGTYGGNPLGIAAAHAVLDVIEEERLCDRANQLGNRLKQRLAAIREKAPEIVDIRGPGFMNAVEFNDVKTNLPSAEFANKVRLIALEKGLILLTCGVHGNVIRFLAPITIQDEVFAEALDILEASILEARG from the coding sequence ATGACCAGCCTCACCGATCGCAAGAACGCAGCCATTTCCCGTGGCGTCGGAATGACCACGCAGATCTACGCCGACCGCGCAGAAAATGCCGAGATCTGGGACAAGGAGGGCAACCGCTACATCGATTTCGCCGCAGGCATCGCGGTCGTCAACACCGGTCACCGCCACCCCAAGGTGATCGCGGCGGTCAAGGAACAGCTCGATCGCTTCACCCACACCTGCCACCAGGTCGTGCCCTACGAGAATTATGTCCATCTCGCCGAGCGCCTGAACGCGATCACGCCCGGCAACTTCGCGAAGAAGACGATCTTCGTCACGACCGGCGCCGAAGCCGTCGAAAACGCGGTCAAGATCGCCCGCGCCGCAACGGGCCGCCAGGCGATCGTCGCGTTCGGCGGCGGCTTCCATGGCCGCACTTTCATGGGCATGGCGCTCACCGGCAAGGTCGTGCCCTACAAGGTCGGCTTCGGCGCGATGCCGGCCGACGTCTTCCATGCCCCCTTCCCGATCGAGCTCCACGGCGTCAGCGTCGAACAGTCGCTTGCCGCACTGAAGAAGCTTTTTGCCGCCGATGTCGATCCGGGCCGCGTGGCTGCGATCATCGTCGAGCCGGTTCAGGGCGAAGGAGGCTTCTACCCGGCGCCGACCGCCTTCATGAAGGCGTTGCGCGAAATCTGCGACCAGCACGGCATCCTGCTGATCGCCGATGAGGTCCAGACCGGCTTCGCCCGCACCGGCAAGCTCTTCGCGATGGAGCACCATGACGTCGCGCCCGATCTGATGACGATGGCAAAGAGCCTTGCCGGTGGTTTCCCGCTTGCCGCGGTCACCGGCCGCGCCGAAATCATGGATGCGCCAGGACCTGGCGGCCTCGGCGGCACCTACGGCGGCAACCCGCTTGGCATAGCCGCCGCCCACGCCGTTCTCGACGTCATCGAGGAGGAGAGGCTCTGCGATCGCGCGAACCAGCTCGGCAACCGCCTGAAGCAGCGCCTCGCCGCAATCCGCGAAAAGGCGCCCGAGATCGTCGACATCCGTGGCCCGGGCTTCATGAATGCGGTCGAATTCAACGACGTGAAGACCAATCTGCCAAGCGCCGAGTTCGCCAACAAGGTCCGCCTCATTGCGTTGGAAAAGGGCCTGATCCTTTTGACCTGCGGCGTCCACGGCAACGTCATCCGCTTCCTGGCGCCGATCACGATCCAGGACGAAGTCTTCGCGGAAGCGCTCGATATTCTCGAAGCGTCAATCCTCGAGGCGCGTGGTTGA
- a CDS encoding NAD-dependent succinate-semialdehyde dehydrogenase: MGLTSALTKHLRAADLFAALENVTRPSIKWTGATFDVFNPSTGELLATLPDMGIDEVHAAIDAAAAAQGLWAAKPAKDRSTILRRWHDLIVEHVDDLAAILTAEMGKPLAEAKGEVLHAASYVEWYSEEAKRVYGETFPAPANDRRMLVIKQPVGVVGTITPWNFPASMVARKISPALAAGCAVVLKPAEQTPLVAGAMFVLAEKAGFPKGVVNLLYAAEGAPIGRELCSNPKVRKISFTGSTEVGRLLMRQCSDQIKKVSLELGGNAPFIVFDDADIDEAVDGAVQAKFRNAGQTCVSANRIYVQSAVHAAFADKFVARVRELTVGDGFSAGVAIGPMIDSHAIEKIEAHVADALAKGGEVRCGGRRIGSTGTFFEPTVLTGISHSMRVAQEETFGPIAPIIRFETAEQVVAEANDTIYGLAAYFYAENLKRVWHVAEALEYGMVGINTGRMSSEAAPFGGIKQSGIGREGSRHGLEDYLEMKYLCMGNI, from the coding sequence ATGGGATTGACATCCGCACTGACTAAGCACCTGCGAGCAGCCGACCTGTTTGCGGCACTCGAAAATGTAACCCGGCCCTCCATCAAGTGGACCGGCGCGACATTCGACGTGTTCAACCCCTCGACCGGCGAATTGCTTGCAACGCTTCCCGACATGGGTATCGACGAGGTGCATGCCGCGATCGACGCTGCGGCCGCGGCGCAGGGGCTCTGGGCTGCAAAGCCGGCGAAGGACCGAAGCACCATCCTCAGGCGTTGGCATGACCTGATCGTCGAGCATGTCGATGATCTCGCAGCCATTCTGACCGCCGAAATGGGCAAGCCGCTCGCGGAAGCAAAGGGCGAAGTCCTTCACGCGGCATCCTATGTCGAGTGGTATTCCGAGGAGGCCAAGCGCGTCTATGGCGAAACCTTCCCAGCACCCGCCAACGACCGCCGCATGCTTGTCATCAAGCAGCCCGTCGGCGTCGTCGGCACCATCACGCCGTGGAATTTTCCGGCCTCGATGGTAGCGCGCAAGATCTCGCCCGCGCTCGCCGCCGGCTGCGCCGTGGTGCTGAAGCCGGCGGAACAGACGCCGCTCGTCGCCGGCGCGATGTTCGTGCTCGCGGAAAAGGCAGGCTTTCCGAAAGGCGTCGTCAATCTGCTTTACGCCGCTGAAGGCGCCCCGATCGGCCGCGAACTCTGCAGCAACCCCAAGGTCCGCAAGATCAGCTTCACCGGCTCCACCGAGGTCGGACGGCTCTTGATGCGGCAATGTTCCGACCAGATCAAGAAGGTCAGCCTCGAACTCGGCGGCAATGCTCCCTTCATCGTTTTCGACGACGCCGACATCGACGAGGCGGTGGACGGCGCCGTTCAGGCCAAGTTCCGCAATGCCGGCCAGACCTGCGTTTCTGCCAACCGCATCTATGTGCAATCCGCCGTGCACGCCGCTTTCGCTGATAAATTCGTCGCACGCGTGCGCGAACTCACCGTCGGCGACGGGTTTTCTGCCGGGGTCGCGATTGGCCCGATGATAGACAGCCATGCGATCGAGAAGATCGAGGCGCATGTCGCCGACGCCTTGGCCAAGGGCGGAGAAGTACGATGCGGCGGCAGGCGGATCGGCTCCACGGGCACTTTCTTCGAGCCGACCGTCCTAACCGGCATTTCACATAGTATGCGCGTTGCCCAGGAAGAGACCTTCGGCCCGATTGCGCCGATCATTCGTTTCGAAACGGCCGAGCAAGTGGTGGCCGAGGCCAACGACACGATCTATGGTCTCGCCGCCTATTTCTACGCCGAGAACCTGAAGCGCGTCTGGCATGTGGCCGAAGCGCTCGAATATGGCATGGTTGGCATCAATACCGGGCGGATGTCTTCCGAAGCGGCGCCTTTCGGCGGCATCAAGCAATCCGGTATCGGCCGGGAAGGCTCCCGCCATGGGCTCGAGGACTATCTCGAGATGAAGTATCTCTGCATGGGCAACATCTGA
- the fabI gene encoding enoyl-ACP reductase FabI: MSIPTVKAKLLEGRKGLIVGIANDRSIAWGCARAFRALGAELAVTYLNEKAKPHVEPLARELDVPIFLPLDIAVPGQIEAVFERIADTWGELDFLVHSIAYSPRDTLGGRVTDAPREGFLTTMEISCWSFIRMAQLAEPLMKNGGTLFTMTYYGSQVVVENYNIMGVAKAALESAVRYMAAELGPKGIRVHAISPGALATRAASGIPEFDALLEKTKLKAPAHELVDIDDVGMATAFLAHDAARLITGQVLYVDGGYHIVD; this comes from the coding sequence ATGTCCATCCCCACCGTCAAGGCCAAGCTTCTCGAAGGCCGAAAGGGCCTGATCGTCGGCATTGCCAACGATCGCTCGATCGCCTGGGGTTGCGCCCGCGCATTTCGTGCCTTGGGCGCGGAACTCGCAGTGACCTATCTCAACGAAAAGGCAAAGCCACATGTCGAGCCACTGGCACGCGAGCTCGACGTCCCGATCTTCCTGCCGCTGGACATTGCGGTACCCGGCCAGATCGAGGCAGTCTTCGAGCGGATCGCCGATACCTGGGGAGAGCTCGACTTCCTCGTCCACTCGATCGCCTACTCCCCGAGAGACACGCTCGGCGGGCGCGTGACCGATGCGCCGCGCGAGGGGTTTCTGACGACGATGGAGATATCCTGCTGGTCCTTCATCCGCATGGCCCAACTCGCGGAGCCGCTTATGAAGAACGGTGGGACACTTTTCACGATGACCTATTACGGGTCACAGGTGGTGGTGGAGAACTACAACATAATGGGCGTCGCCAAGGCGGCGCTGGAAAGCGCGGTGCGCTATATGGCGGCCGAGCTTGGCCCCAAGGGCATTCGCGTCCACGCCATCTCGCCGGGCGCGCTTGCCACCCGAGCCGCTTCCGGTATCCCGGAATTCGACGCGCTGCTCGAAAAGACGAAGCTGAAGGCACCGGCCCACGAGCTCGTCGACATCGACGACGTCGGCATGGCGACCGCGTTTCTCGCCCACGACGCGGCGCGACTGATAACCGGCCAGGTGCTTTACGTCGACGGCGGCTACCACATCGTCGACTAG
- a CDS encoding acetate/propionate family kinase has translation MDALLVVNAGSSSLKFQVFGFAGMDLTRQIRGKIDGIGTRPRLQATAADGTGLIDQTYDAKAVRDLPAAIDEARRWLLTLEGFELRAVGHRVVHGGPDYARPVLIDAAVLDRLASYQDLAPLHQPNNLAPIRLAMEINPDVPQVACFDTAFHRGHAKHTDCYALPKAFYDQGIRRYGFHGLSYEYIAERLREVAPQAARVIVAHLGSGASMCALRDGRSIENTMGFTALDGLPMGTRPGQLDPGVVLYLIMEKGMTAQAVSDLLYHDAGLKGLSGLSSDMRDLLASTDPNAALAVAHFCYRCVLNAGMLAAALGGIDAFVFTAGVGENSAPIRARIVEGLAWLGAELDPVANEAGAALISTAKSQVAIHVLPTDEELMIARHTLALISAPNA, from the coding sequence ATGGACGCGCTCCTTGTCGTCAACGCCGGTTCATCGAGCCTGAAGTTCCAGGTTTTCGGCTTCGCCGGCATGGACTTGACGCGTCAGATTCGCGGGAAGATCGACGGTATCGGCACGCGGCCGCGTCTGCAGGCGACGGCGGCCGACGGCACCGGGCTCATCGACCAGACCTATGACGCGAAGGCCGTTCGCGATCTTCCGGCCGCCATTGACGAGGCTAGACGTTGGCTCCTGACGCTGGAAGGCTTCGAGTTGCGGGCGGTCGGTCACCGGGTCGTGCATGGCGGTCCCGACTACGCGCGGCCCGTTCTGATCGATGCGGCGGTCCTCGACCGCCTTGCCAGCTACCAGGACCTCGCCCCCCTGCATCAGCCGAACAACCTGGCGCCGATCCGCCTGGCTATGGAGATCAATCCGGACGTGCCGCAGGTAGCCTGTTTCGACACCGCATTTCATCGTGGCCACGCCAAGCACACCGATTGTTACGCCTTGCCAAAGGCCTTCTACGATCAGGGCATTCGGCGCTACGGCTTCCACGGACTTTCATACGAATATATTGCCGAGCGGCTACGCGAGGTGGCGCCGCAGGCGGCCCGCGTCATCGTCGCCCACCTCGGCAGCGGCGCTTCAATGTGCGCGTTGCGGGACGGCCGTAGCATTGAAAACACGATGGGCTTTACCGCGCTCGATGGCCTGCCGATGGGAACTCGGCCGGGCCAGCTTGATCCGGGTGTCGTCCTCTATCTGATCATGGAGAAGGGTATGACTGCTCAGGCGGTCTCGGATCTCCTTTATCACGACGCCGGGCTCAAAGGTTTGTCCGGCCTTTCCAGCGACATGCGCGACCTTCTGGCGAGCACCGACCCTAACGCCGCGCTCGCCGTCGCGCATTTCTGTTATCGATGCGTGCTCAATGCCGGGATGCTCGCGGCGGCGCTGGGAGGGATCGATGCCTTCGTCTTCACCGCGGGCGTTGGCGAAAACTCGGCCCCGATCCGCGCGCGTATCGTCGAAGGCCTCGCCTGGCTCGGGGCAGAGCTTGATCCGGTGGCGAACGAGGCTGGCGCCGCGTTGATCTCTACGGCCAAGAGCCAGGTGGCCATTCATGTCCTTCCAACCGATGAAGAGCTGATGATCGCGCGCCACACCCTGGCACTCATCAGCGCTCCCAACGCCTGA
- a CDS encoding phosphate acetyltransferase, giving the protein MSEVTTLATQPSKYDRLIAAARAEAPAVTIVAHPCDETSLSGAIEAAETGLITPILVGPEAKIRNVAAEHRLDLGRWEIIDVPHSHAAAAKAVALIREGRGELLMKGSLHTDELMHEVAASATGLRTERRISHVFVMDVPGHAETLFITDAAINIFPNLEAKRDIVQNAIDLWVTIGLGEPRVAILSAVETVTAKIPSTIEAAALCKMAERGQITGGLLEGPLAFDNAIDPEAARIKGINSPVAGHAQILVVPDLEAGNMLAKNLTFLTHADAAGIVLGARVPIVLTSRADSVRTRLASCAVAALYAARRRAAQVEAV; this is encoded by the coding sequence GTGTCCGAGGTGACCACGCTGGCGACCCAGCCGTCCAAATATGACCGCCTGATCGCGGCCGCACGAGCAGAGGCTCCCGCGGTCACCATCGTGGCGCATCCTTGCGATGAAACCTCGCTGAGCGGCGCCATCGAAGCCGCCGAGACGGGGCTGATCACACCCATACTGGTCGGACCGGAAGCAAAGATCCGCAACGTGGCGGCGGAACACCGGCTCGATCTCGGGCGGTGGGAAATCATCGATGTGCCGCACAGCCACGCAGCGGCCGCCAAGGCGGTCGCATTGATCCGCGAGGGCAGGGGCGAGCTCCTGATGAAGGGTAGCCTGCATACCGACGAGCTGATGCACGAGGTCGCCGCCTCTGCCACGGGCCTACGAACCGAGCGGCGGATCAGCCACGTCTTCGTCATGGACGTGCCCGGCCACGCCGAGACGCTCTTCATCACGGATGCGGCGATCAACATCTTCCCCAATCTCGAGGCCAAGCGCGACATCGTGCAGAACGCAATCGATCTCTGGGTCACGATCGGGCTCGGCGAGCCCCGCGTTGCCATTCTTTCGGCGGTCGAGACGGTGACCGCAAAGATCCCCTCGACGATCGAGGCCGCGGCGCTGTGCAAGATGGCCGAACGCGGCCAGATCACCGGCGGCCTGCTTGAAGGACCACTCGCCTTCGACAACGCGATTGATCCGGAAGCGGCGCGCATCAAGGGTATAAATTCGCCGGTTGCCGGCCACGCCCAGATCCTCGTGGTGCCGGATCTCGAAGCCGGGAACATGCTCGCCAAGAACCTGACTTTCCTCACCCATGCCGACGCCGCCGGCATCGTCCTTGGCGCCCGTGTGCCGATCGTGCTCACCTCGCGGGCGGATTCGGTGCGCACGCGCCTCGCATCCTGCGCTGTCGCGGCGCTCTACGCGGCGCGGCGCCGGGCCGCGCAAGTGGAAGCGGTGTAG
- a CDS encoding DUF3141 domain-containing protein produces MPEQSTVPTLPTFADAYAYALDAWQRSILFLDVMRQRGIQYEEQAARTAPHVLDYEAELVCDGRKLDRPVNYALVRIVPPADAMIDPLKRPFVVVDPRAGHGPGIGGFKADSEIGVAMKAGHACYFIGFLPEPVPGQTIEDITRAEAGFLETVIARHPDADGKPCVIGNCQAGWAVMILASLRPELFGPIIIAGAPLSYWAGVRGQYPMRYSGGLLGGSWLTALTGDLGAGIFDGAWLVQNFENQNPANTLWTKQYNLYSKIDTEAGRYLGFERWWGGHVRLNAEEMQFIVDELFVGNKLAAGEIQTSDGTTIDMRNIRSPIVVFCSKGDNITPPAQALDWILDLYDSVDEIRAHGQTIVYTVHEKIGHLGIFVSAGVARKEHDEFASNIDLIDVLPPGLYEAVLQPVGPAVENPDLVTGEWVMRCEARTLDDIRAFGGNDIDDDRRFAAAARVSEVNLALYRTYLQPWIKAMVTPQTAEAMRSMHPLRLQYEVFGPSNPVMAWIEAAAGAVRDARQPAAPDNPLLALQENMSRQVVDGLEAWRQMVEHLSEQTFHAVYGAPALQAALGIDTESDRPPRKAAKNLLHHALLENRIVALKADMAKGGLREALARALLFVGMARGRVDERGFEAVRRLRRAHPSAKQLTLAEFKALMRTQYFMLLVDEEAALAAIPKLLPEKIEERRAAFAALREVLEAPGPLTGIAAERLHSVTALFDLSDDAPVPLVVHKTAHDRNAS; encoded by the coding sequence ATGCCTGAGCAATCCACCGTCCCGACCCTGCCGACCTTTGCCGATGCCTACGCTTATGCGCTCGATGCCTGGCAACGCTCCATCCTGTTTCTGGACGTCATGCGTCAGCGCGGCATCCAATACGAAGAGCAAGCCGCGCGTACCGCACCTCATGTGCTTGATTACGAAGCAGAACTCGTCTGCGATGGCCGCAAGCTCGATCGTCCCGTCAATTATGCGCTCGTCCGGATCGTGCCGCCCGCCGACGCGATGATCGATCCATTGAAAAGGCCGTTTGTCGTTGTCGATCCGCGCGCCGGCCACGGACCCGGCATTGGCGGCTTCAAGGCAGACAGCGAGATCGGCGTCGCGATGAAGGCGGGGCACGCCTGTTATTTCATCGGCTTCCTTCCCGAGCCGGTGCCGGGCCAGACCATCGAGGATATCACCCGCGCTGAGGCGGGTTTCCTCGAAACAGTGATTGCCCGCCACCCCGATGCCGATGGCAAGCCCTGCGTCATCGGCAACTGCCAGGCTGGTTGGGCCGTGATGATCCTTGCCTCTTTGCGCCCGGAACTGTTCGGGCCGATCATCATCGCGGGCGCGCCGCTTTCCTATTGGGCGGGTGTCCGGGGCCAGTATCCGATGCGCTATTCGGGAGGCCTGCTCGGCGGCAGCTGGCTGACCGCGCTCACCGGCGATCTTGGCGCCGGCATATTCGATGGCGCCTGGCTGGTGCAGAACTTCGAGAACCAGAACCCCGCCAACACGCTCTGGACCAAGCAATACAACCTCTATTCCAAGATAGACACCGAGGCCGGACGCTATCTCGGCTTCGAGCGCTGGTGGGGCGGGCATGTGAGGCTGAACGCTGAGGAGATGCAGTTCATCGTCGATGAGCTCTTCGTCGGCAACAAGCTTGCCGCGGGCGAGATCCAGACCTCCGACGGCACGACGATCGATATGCGCAACATCCGTTCGCCGATCGTCGTCTTCTGCTCGAAGGGAGACAACATCACCCCGCCGGCGCAGGCGCTCGACTGGATCCTGGATCTGTACGACAGCGTCGACGAGATCCGCGCACACGGCCAGACCATCGTCTACACGGTGCACGAGAAGATCGGCCATCTCGGCATCTTCGTTTCCGCGGGTGTCGCCCGCAAGGAACACGACGAGTTCGCGTCGAATATCGACCTGATCGACGTGCTGCCGCCCGGCCTTTACGAGGCAGTGCTGCAGCCGGTGGGACCGGCTGTAGAGAATCCGGATCTGGTCACCGGCGAGTGGGTCATGCGCTGCGAGGCGCGCACGCTCGACGATATCCGCGCCTTCGGCGGCAACGACATCGACGACGACCGCCGCTTCGCCGCGGCCGCCCGGGTGTCCGAGGTCAATCTCGCGCTTTACCGTACTTACCTGCAGCCCTGGATCAAGGCGATGGTGACGCCGCAGACGGCGGAGGCGATGCGCAGCATGCACCCGCTGCGCCTGCAATACGAAGTCTTCGGTCCAAGCAATCCGGTCATGGCCTGGATCGAGGCGGCCGCCGGGGCCGTTCGCGATGCGCGCCAACCAGCGGCACCCGACAACCCGCTCCTGGCTCTGCAAGAGAACATGTCCCGGCAGGTCGTCGACGGGTTGGAAGCTTGGCGCCAGATGGTCGAGCACCTTTCGGAGCAGACGTTCCACGCGGTCTATGGCGCGCCCGCCTTGCAAGCGGCGCTCGGTATCGACACGGAGTCCGACCGCCCTCCGCGCAAGGCGGCAAAGAACCTCCTGCACCACGCGCTCCTGGAGAACAGGATCGTGGCGCTCAAAGCTGACATGGCCAAGGGCGGGCTTCGAGAGGCACTCGCGCGGGCGCTGCTTTTTGTCGGCATGGCGCGCGGCAGGGTCGATGAGCGTGGTTTCGAGGCGGTTCGCCGGCTTCGGCGCGCTCATCCCTCCGCCAAGCAATTGACGCTTGCCGAGTTCAAGGCACTTATGCGCACGCAGTATTTCATGTTGCTCGTGGACGAGGAGGCGGCGCTTGCGGCCATTCCAAAATTGCTGCCGGAGAAAATCGAGGAACGCCGCGCTGCCTTTGCCGCCCTTCGAGAGGTCCTGGAGGCTCCCGGACCGCTGACTGGCATTGCCGCCGAGCGGCTGCATAGCGTGACAGCGCTTTTCGACCTGAGCGATGATGCGCCAGTACCTCTGGTGGTGCACAAGACCGCACATGATCGCAACGCATCCTGA
- the htpG gene encoding molecular chaperone HtpG: MSEVEMSVEKHVFEADVARLLHLMVHSVYSDKNIFLRELISNAADACEKLRYEAIVAPELLANDPAPRITLTLDEEKARLVVEDNGIGMSRDELVESLGTIARSGTRAFMERIEAAQGKEGAQLIGQFGVGFYSAFMVADNVDVVSRRAGSDKAWHWASDGKGSYTVSAVELSDAPARGTRITLHLMDDAKTYTSRWTVERIVKEQSGHVPVPISIVEKPGEEPAQVADGTALWTKQKSEISKEDYADFYRSVAGQYDEPAATVHFRAEGRHEYTALAFVPGSKPFDLFDPDRKGRMKLYVKRVFITDEAELLPRYLRFVRGLIDTADLPLNVSREMIQESPLLASIRKGLTNRVLTSIEKLAESEPETFAKLWENFGSVIKEGIYEDFERRGQLIALSRFRTTASDDKPRALSDYVKDMKDGQTAIYYLTGDNLAQLKASPQLEGFRARGIEVLLLTDPVDSFWVTSAPDFEGKPFKSITQGAADLAGIAKQDADGTTSAETSQTVAEFVTFAKAALGDAVSDVRTSERLTESAVCLVAPEHGPDRQLEKMLQGAGRIDGAAKPILEINPGHSLIAAIAACPAEDAAFREDAVKLLLDQARVLDGDKPEDPRAFAERLSRVFSRALKS, from the coding sequence ATGAGTGAAGTCGAAATGTCCGTCGAAAAACATGTCTTCGAAGCCGATGTGGCGCGGCTGCTCCATTTGATGGTGCACTCGGTCTACTCGGACAAGAACATCTTCCTTCGCGAACTGATTTCGAATGCGGCGGATGCCTGCGAGAAGCTGCGCTACGAAGCGATCGTCGCACCTGAGCTGCTCGCCAACGATCCTGCACCACGCATTACTTTGACGCTGGATGAGGAAAAGGCGCGCCTCGTCGTTGAGGACAACGGCATTGGCATGAGCCGTGACGAACTGGTCGAATCCCTCGGCACCATCGCACGTTCCGGCACGCGCGCATTCATGGAGCGGATCGAGGCAGCACAGGGCAAGGAAGGCGCACAGCTCATCGGCCAGTTCGGCGTCGGTTTCTATTCTGCCTTCATGGTGGCCGACAATGTCGACGTCGTCTCCCGCCGTGCCGGCTCGGACAAGGCCTGGCATTGGGCGTCCGACGGAAAGGGCAGCTACACAGTTTCCGCAGTCGAACTTTCCGATGCTCCGGCGCGCGGTACGCGGATCACGCTGCACCTCATGGACGATGCCAAGACTTACACGTCGCGCTGGACCGTCGAGCGGATCGTCAAGGAACAGTCCGGCCATGTGCCCGTACCGATCTCGATCGTGGAGAAGCCCGGCGAAGAGCCCGCCCAAGTCGCGGACGGCACGGCGCTCTGGACCAAACAGAAGAGTGAGATTTCCAAGGAAGATTACGCGGATTTCTACCGCAGCGTCGCCGGCCAGTATGACGAACCGGCCGCGACCGTTCACTTCCGGGCAGAAGGCCGGCACGAATATACGGCGCTCGCCTTCGTGCCGGGCTCCAAGCCGTTCGATCTCTTCGACCCCGATCGCAAGGGACGGATGAAACTCTACGTCAAGCGCGTCTTCATCACGGACGAGGCGGAATTGCTGCCGCGCTACCTGCGGTTCGTGCGCGGCCTCATCGACACGGCCGATCTGCCCCTCAATGTCTCGCGCGAGATGATCCAGGAGAGCCCGCTGCTCGCCAGCATCCGCAAGGGGCTGACAAACCGGGTGCTGACCAGCATCGAGAAACTCGCGGAAAGCGAGCCGGAAACCTTCGCCAAGCTCTGGGAAAACTTCGGCAGCGTCATCAAGGAAGGCATCTACGAGGATTTCGAGCGGCGGGGGCAGCTCATCGCGCTTTCGCGTTTCCGCACCACCGCGTCGGACGACAAGCCGCGCGCCCTGAGCGACTATGTCAAGGACATGAAGGACGGGCAGACGGCGATCTACTACCTGACCGGCGACAACCTTGCCCAATTGAAAGCCTCGCCGCAGCTCGAAGGATTCCGCGCCCGCGGCATCGAAGTGTTGCTGCTTACCGACCCGGTTGACAGCTTCTGGGTGACCTCGGCGCCGGATTTCGAAGGCAAGCCGTTCAAGTCGATCACGCAAGGGGCCGCCGATCTCGCCGGTATCGCGAAGCAGGACGCCGACGGTACGACCTCCGCGGAGACGAGCCAGACCGTCGCCGAATTCGTGACCTTTGCCAAGGCGGCGCTCGGCGACGCGGTCTCTGACGTGAGGACCTCGGAGCGACTGACGGAAAGCGCGGTCTGCCTCGTTGCGCCGGAGCACGGACCGGATCGCCAGCTCGAGAAGATGCTGCAGGGAGCCGGCCGCATCGACGGCGCGGCAAAGCCGATCCTGGAGATCAATCCCGGCCACAGCCTGATCGCCGCCATCGCTGCCTGCCCCGCCGAGGATGCAGCATTCCGCGAGGACGCCGTAAAGCTCCTGCTCGACCAGGCGCGCGTTCTCGACGGCGACAAGCCGGAAGATCCGCGCGCCTTTGCCGAGCGGCTGTCGAGGGTGTTCAGCCGGGCTTTGAAGAGTTAA